One window of Microbacterium sp. 1S1 genomic DNA carries:
- a CDS encoding PLP-dependent aminotransferase family protein, giving the protein MDSVDRANVQPVAHGSAFVPLVQAGEVGAAALAARLGRWVQGDGTLSARLAAGIAALIGSGELRPADRLPAERSLATVIAVSRGTVVSAYASLAEQGLVERRQGSGTRVSGAVTTTASDRRPGRGETLFSALPNAIDLLRTVPQIPQLGVQLIRDHQPRLDLALLPETDPAGLPALRELIAEMYRAEGTPTTPEQILVTHGAQQAISLVVNALVEPGDVVLAEEITWPGVTDSVGLRGGTVHGVPMGADGLDVDALEQAMARLRPVLVALNPHHQNPTGTRLPGAARHRVAELAARYGVPVIEDRVVAGISFDGVVPPTLAAERPDAPVMVVESVSKWAWAGLRIGWLRADPVLVRRLRGARQLADQSTSVPGQLLALDLVAHAVELRRANSRVHQERLRLLQELMAEHLPEWTYVAPRGGLSLWAALPRGSASALARIAAAHGVSIAGVGAFAVSAAAPDDHVRLPFTAPDDVLTEGVRRLGAAWREYRDTLSSPA; this is encoded by the coding sequence ATGGACAGCGTCGACAGGGCCAATGTGCAGCCGGTGGCTCACGGATCGGCCTTCGTGCCCCTCGTCCAGGCCGGCGAGGTGGGCGCGGCCGCGCTCGCCGCACGCCTCGGCCGCTGGGTCCAAGGCGACGGCACCCTCTCCGCTCGGCTCGCGGCCGGGATCGCCGCCCTGATCGGCAGCGGTGAGCTCCGCCCCGCCGACCGCCTGCCCGCCGAACGCTCCCTCGCCACGGTCATCGCGGTCTCTCGGGGCACGGTCGTGTCCGCCTATGCGTCGCTTGCCGAGCAGGGCCTGGTCGAGCGACGACAGGGAAGCGGGACGAGAGTGTCCGGCGCGGTGACGACGACCGCGTCTGACCGACGCCCCGGCCGCGGTGAGACGCTGTTCTCGGCTCTCCCCAACGCCATCGACCTGCTCCGCACCGTGCCGCAGATCCCGCAGCTCGGCGTGCAGCTGATCCGCGATCACCAGCCGCGGCTCGACCTCGCGCTCCTCCCGGAGACCGACCCCGCGGGTCTCCCGGCCCTCCGCGAGCTCATCGCGGAGATGTATCGCGCAGAGGGGACGCCCACCACGCCGGAGCAGATCCTCGTGACGCACGGCGCACAGCAGGCCATCAGCCTGGTCGTCAATGCGCTGGTGGAGCCGGGGGACGTCGTGCTGGCCGAGGAGATCACCTGGCCGGGCGTGACGGACTCGGTGGGCCTCCGCGGCGGCACGGTCCACGGCGTGCCGATGGGGGCGGACGGCCTCGACGTCGACGCGCTGGAGCAGGCGATGGCCAGGCTCCGCCCCGTGCTCGTCGCGCTCAACCCGCACCACCAGAACCCGACGGGGACCCGCCTGCCCGGGGCGGCACGGCACCGTGTCGCGGAACTCGCCGCGCGATACGGGGTCCCGGTGATCGAGGACCGCGTCGTCGCGGGTATCTCGTTCGACGGGGTCGTGCCGCCGACGCTCGCCGCGGAGCGGCCGGACGCACCGGTGATGGTCGTCGAGTCCGTGTCGAAGTGGGCCTGGGCCGGGCTGCGGATCGGGTGGTTGCGCGCCGACCCTGTGCTGGTCCGGCGGCTCCGCGGCGCCCGGCAGCTCGCCGACCAATCCACGAGCGTCCCCGGCCAGCTCCTCGCGCTCGATCTCGTCGCGCACGCCGTGGAGCTCCGCCGTGCCAACAGTCGCGTGCATCAGGAGCGACTCCGGCTCCTGCAGGAGCTCATGGCCGAGCACCTGCCGGAGTGGACGTACGTCGCCCCGCGCGGCGGCCTCTCGCTGTGGGCCGCACTGCCGCGCGGCTCCGCATCGGCTCTCGCCCGGATCGCTGCGGCGCATGGCGTCTCCATCGCGGGCGTCGGCGCCTTCGCCGTCTCCGCTGCCGCACCGGACGACCACGTGCGCCTGCCGTTCACCGCGCCGGACGACGTGCTGACGGAGGGCGTGCGTCGGCTCGGCGCTGCCTGGCGCGAATACCGGGATACTCTCAGCAGCCCTGCCTAG
- the rlmN gene encoding 23S rRNA (adenine(2503)-C(2))-methyltransferase RlmN, producing MAENPRTRETRPATAPASSRPGAIRETRAPQVRPATEGWTQKKDAEGRPLLQFASPKRGKPPVHLADLTPAERIEKVKELGLPGFRAKQLATHYFRHYTSDPAEMTDLPASIRDDLVGGMLPSLMTEVRRLETDRGDTIKFLWRLHDGALVESVLMRYPGRITLCVSSQAGCGMNCPFCATGQAGLTRNMSTAEIIEQIVRANRAIANGELGGKKRDDHSMERVSNIVFMGMGEPLANYKRVMDAVRIMVAPQPDGLGMSARGITVSTVGLVPAIKKLADENIPVTFALSLHAPDDHLRDELIPVNSRWKVDEALDAAYDYYAKTGRRVSIEYALIKDMNDHAWRADLLAEKLNQRGRGWVHVNPIPLNPTPGSIWTSSEKDVTDEFVRRLNDAGIPTTLRDTRGKEIDGACGQLVATTEDEAAAAALA from the coding sequence ATGGCCGAGAACCCCCGCACGCGCGAGACGCGCCCCGCGACAGCGCCCGCGTCGTCCCGTCCGGGAGCGATCCGCGAGACGCGTGCCCCGCAGGTCCGTCCTGCGACCGAAGGCTGGACCCAGAAGAAGGACGCCGAAGGGCGGCCGCTCCTCCAGTTCGCCAGCCCGAAGCGCGGCAAGCCGCCCGTTCACCTCGCGGATCTCACGCCGGCCGAGCGCATCGAGAAGGTGAAGGAGCTCGGTCTCCCCGGTTTCCGGGCCAAGCAGCTCGCGACGCATTACTTCCGTCACTACACGTCCGATCCCGCGGAGATGACCGACCTCCCGGCGTCCATCCGTGACGATCTCGTCGGCGGCATGCTCCCGTCCCTCATGACCGAGGTGCGACGGCTCGAGACGGACCGCGGCGACACGATCAAGTTCCTGTGGCGGCTGCACGACGGTGCTCTCGTCGAGTCGGTCCTCATGCGCTATCCGGGCCGCATCACGCTGTGCGTGTCGAGCCAGGCCGGGTGCGGTATGAACTGCCCGTTCTGCGCCACCGGACAGGCCGGGCTGACCCGCAACATGTCGACCGCCGAGATCATCGAGCAGATCGTGCGAGCCAACCGTGCCATCGCGAACGGTGAGCTCGGTGGCAAGAAGCGCGACGACCACAGCATGGAGCGCGTCTCCAACATCGTCTTCATGGGCATGGGCGAGCCCCTCGCCAACTACAAGCGGGTCATGGACGCGGTGCGCATCATGGTCGCCCCGCAGCCCGACGGACTCGGCATGAGCGCCCGCGGCATCACAGTGTCCACGGTGGGGCTGGTGCCCGCGATCAAGAAGCTCGCCGACGAGAACATCCCGGTCACCTTCGCCCTCTCGCTGCATGCGCCGGACGATCATCTGCGCGACGAGCTCATCCCGGTGAACTCGCGCTGGAAGGTCGACGAAGCCCTCGACGCAGCCTACGACTACTACGCCAAGACCGGCCGCCGCGTCTCGATCGAGTACGCGCTCATCAAGGACATGAATGACCACGCCTGGCGGGCCGACCTCCTCGCGGAGAAGCTCAACCAGCGCGGTCGTGGCTGGGTGCACGTGAACCCGATCCCGCTGAACCCGACGCCGGGCTCGATCTGGACGTCGTCCGAGAAGGACGTGACCGACGAGTTCGTGCGACGGCTGAACGACGCCGGCATCCCGACGACGCTGCGCGACACCCGCGGCAAGGAGATCGACGGCGCATGCGGTCAGTTGGTCGCCACGACGGAGGATGAGGCCGCCGCTGCGGCGCTGGCCTGA
- a CDS encoding ankyrin repeat domain-containing protein: MRKRRLFVSIALVSAVLLAPACAAAPSLHPSAPTPEAPMTDAASVLFAAASAGDADAVRRAIDAGADLEARGDGGMTPLVAAAKANHVDAARLLIEAGADVNAKDDIQDSAYLYAGARGHDEILRLTLAHGADLRSTNRFGGTALIPASERGLLPTVEILLDAGVDPDHINNLGWTALHEAIVLGDGSTRYVEVVRALLDAGADPTIRDGDGVLPIDLATDRGYDAVAAELRR, translated from the coding sequence ATGCGGAAGCGACGGCTGTTCGTCAGCATCGCGCTCGTGAGCGCCGTGCTGCTGGCTCCGGCATGCGCGGCCGCACCCTCCCTGCACCCCTCGGCACCGACCCCGGAGGCTCCCATGACCGACGCCGCATCCGTCCTCTTCGCCGCCGCGTCCGCGGGTGATGCGGACGCTGTCCGCCGTGCGATCGACGCGGGCGCCGACCTCGAAGCCCGGGGCGACGGCGGCATGACGCCGCTGGTCGCCGCCGCCAAGGCGAATCACGTCGACGCGGCGCGGCTCCTGATCGAAGCCGGCGCAGACGTGAACGCGAAGGACGACATCCAGGACTCCGCCTACCTCTACGCCGGCGCGCGCGGACACGACGAGATCCTCCGGCTGACCCTGGCGCACGGGGCCGACCTCCGCAGCACGAACCGCTTCGGCGGCACCGCGCTCATCCCCGCCTCCGAGCGCGGCCTGCTGCCGACGGTCGAGATCCTGCTCGACGCGGGCGTCGATCCGGATCACATCAACAACCTCGGCTGGACCGCCCTCCACGAGGCGATCGTGCTCGGCGACGGATCCACCCGCTACGTCGAGGTCGTGCGCGCGCTCCTCGACGCCGGCGCCGACCCGACGATCCGCGACGGGGACGGTGTGCTGCCGATCGACCTCGCGACCGACCGCGGATACGACGCCGTCGCCGCCGAGCTCCGGCGGTGA
- a CDS encoding DUF4407 domain-containing protein produces MPYSAHRPGRFDSQGRIILDGDPNAETDDLDFLREYEPTGDTPAQPDVPSEDPASEPVTTHDTPVDTETVADRAARPQRVRKPRRRRTAAERLRALAILGGAEGEILDRVPGETPRFVQMFFVLAGTALVSAISMLFALTTGVRAALWLAIPLAIVWALIIFNLDRFLTSTMTSTRNVWKLIGLAIPRVVMAAIIGFVVAEPLVLQIFHNDISREVAATNIVQAQSDQEALETGPEKKALDAASERVAALENQAATGIVAGTESSSATQSAAQATVDDLTAKLTEQQAVIDQARTLYQCELTGEGAGTVPGCTGVNGEGASSQAAQAQLAEAQQTYDALAAQLRTANEELAAAGTAAKENTTASESQNRQQAKDELPAARETYEQALAAYNARADSVAQGNAGAVGLLSQISGLNRLSEKEPAILWAHILIAALFFMIELLPVLVKVLTSYGDPSLYEKALAIRRQVALDKVTAEGFRDRADIVTSPASGAGAHAT; encoded by the coding sequence ATGCCCTATTCCGCCCACCGCCCGGGTCGCTTCGACTCGCAGGGTCGGATCATCCTCGACGGCGATCCGAACGCCGAGACGGACGACCTCGACTTCCTGCGCGAGTACGAGCCCACCGGGGACACACCCGCGCAGCCGGACGTCCCGTCCGAAGACCCGGCGTCCGAGCCGGTGACGACCCACGACACCCCGGTCGACACGGAAACCGTCGCCGACCGTGCGGCACGGCCGCAGCGCGTCCGGAAGCCCCGCCGTCGGCGCACCGCCGCGGAGCGCCTGCGTGCTCTCGCGATCCTCGGCGGCGCGGAAGGCGAGATCCTCGACCGCGTCCCCGGCGAGACCCCGCGGTTCGTGCAGATGTTCTTCGTGCTGGCAGGGACGGCGCTGGTCAGCGCGATCTCGATGCTGTTCGCGCTCACGACGGGCGTGCGCGCCGCGCTCTGGCTGGCGATCCCGCTCGCGATCGTGTGGGCGCTCATCATCTTCAACCTCGACCGGTTCCTCACCTCGACGATGACGTCGACCCGCAACGTCTGGAAGTTGATCGGCCTCGCCATCCCCCGCGTCGTCATGGCCGCGATCATCGGGTTCGTCGTCGCGGAACCGCTCGTGCTGCAGATCTTCCACAACGACATCTCGCGCGAGGTCGCCGCGACCAACATCGTGCAGGCCCAGTCCGACCAGGAGGCGCTCGAGACCGGCCCCGAGAAGAAGGCGCTGGACGCGGCTTCGGAGCGGGTCGCCGCGCTGGAGAACCAGGCTGCGACGGGCATCGTCGCCGGGACCGAGTCGTCGTCGGCGACGCAGTCCGCCGCCCAGGCAACGGTCGACGATCTCACCGCGAAGCTCACCGAACAGCAGGCCGTCATCGACCAGGCTCGGACGCTGTACCAGTGCGAACTCACCGGCGAGGGCGCCGGCACGGTGCCCGGCTGCACCGGTGTCAACGGCGAGGGCGCCAGCTCGCAGGCCGCGCAGGCGCAGCTCGCCGAGGCCCAGCAGACCTACGACGCGCTCGCCGCCCAGCTCCGCACGGCGAACGAGGAGCTGGCTGCCGCGGGCACCGCCGCCAAGGAGAACACCACCGCGTCGGAGTCGCAGAACCGTCAGCAGGCCAAGGACGAGCTCCCCGCCGCCCGCGAGACGTACGAGCAGGCCCTGGCGGCGTACAACGCCCGGGCCGACTCGGTGGCGCAGGGCAACGCCGGAGCGGTGGGCCTGCTGAGCCAGATCAGCGGCCTCAACCGTCTCAGCGAGAAGGAGCCCGCGATCCTGTGGGCGCACATCCTCATCGCGGCGCTGTTCTTCATGATCGAGCTGCTGCCGGTGCTGGTGAAGGTGCTGACGAGCTACGGCGACCCGAGCCTGTACGAGAAGGCGCTGGCGATCCGCCGGCAGGTCGCCCTCGACAAGGTGACGGCGGAGGGCTTCCGCGACCGCGCCGACATCGTCACGAGTCCTGCCTCCGGCGCCGGAGCTCACGCCACCTGA
- a CDS encoding SDR family oxidoreductase encodes MSTLAGKTILMSGGSRGIGLAIALRAAADGANIAMLAKTDSPHPKLEGTVHSAAEQIRAAGGQALPIVGDVRDDDHITEAVMKTQGEFGGIDIVLNNASVIDLSRSLELSAKKYDLMQDVNVRGTFMLSRAAVPILKDAENPHILSLSPPLNPTPKWLGAHTGYTLAKYGMTMVTLGLAAEFAADGIAANTLWPRTTIATAAVQNLLGGDRVMAASRTADIYADAAYAVLTKPARSYTGQSLIVEDVLEASGVTDFSGYAAVPGTPDSALFPDIFLD; translated from the coding sequence ATGAGCACACTCGCCGGAAAGACCATCCTCATGTCGGGAGGCAGCCGGGGGATCGGCCTCGCGATCGCCCTGCGCGCGGCCGCCGACGGCGCGAACATCGCGATGCTTGCCAAGACGGACAGCCCGCACCCGAAGCTCGAGGGCACCGTGCACAGCGCCGCGGAGCAGATCCGCGCCGCCGGCGGGCAGGCCCTCCCCATCGTGGGCGACGTGCGGGACGACGATCACATCACCGAAGCCGTGATGAAGACGCAGGGCGAGTTCGGCGGCATCGACATCGTCCTCAACAACGCGAGCGTCATCGATCTCTCGCGCTCCCTCGAGCTGTCAGCCAAGAAGTACGACCTGATGCAGGACGTGAACGTCCGCGGCACGTTCATGCTCTCCCGTGCCGCGGTGCCGATCCTCAAGGACGCGGAGAACCCGCACATCCTCTCGCTCTCGCCGCCCCTCAACCCCACCCCGAAGTGGCTCGGTGCGCACACCGGGTACACGCTGGCGAAGTACGGCATGACGATGGTCACGCTCGGGCTCGCCGCAGAGTTCGCCGCCGACGGGATCGCCGCGAACACGCTGTGGCCCCGCACCACCATCGCGACGGCGGCGGTGCAGAACCTCCTCGGCGGCGACAGGGTGATGGCGGCGAGCCGCACCGCCGACATCTACGCCGACGCCGCGTACGCGGTGCTGACCAAGCCCGCGCGCAGCTACACGGGGCAGTCGCTCATCGTGGAGGACGTGCTCGAGGCCAGCGGCGTGACCGACTTCTCGGGCTACGCGGCCGTCCCGGGGACGCCGGACAGCGCCCTGTTCCCGGACATCTTCCTCGACTGA
- a CDS encoding aldo/keto reductase family protein, translating to MVNYRYLGNSGLKVSEITYGNWVTHASQVEDDAAVKTVHAALDAGITTFDTADTYANTAAEVVLGKALEGQRRESLEIFTKVYFPTGPKGPNDTGLSRKHIMESINGSLRRLGTDYVDLYQAHRFDHETPLEETFQAFADIVRQGKALYIGVSEWTAEQLRDGHALAKQLGIQLISNQPQYSMLWRVIEGKVVPASEELGISQIVWSPMAQGVLSGKYLPGQPVPEGSRATDQNSGAGFIKSFLQDDILTAVQRLKPIAEQAGLSMPQLAIAWVLQNPNVAAALVGASRPEQLADTVKASGVTLDADTMAAIDEALGDTVNRDAEHTYSVSPKSRLV from the coding sequence ATGGTCAACTATCGCTATCTCGGCAACAGCGGTCTCAAGGTCTCGGAGATCACCTACGGCAACTGGGTCACTCACGCCTCGCAGGTCGAGGACGACGCCGCGGTCAAGACGGTGCACGCCGCCCTGGACGCCGGCATCACCACGTTCGACACCGCGGACACGTACGCGAACACGGCCGCCGAGGTCGTGCTCGGCAAGGCGCTGGAGGGTCAGCGCCGCGAGAGCCTCGAGATCTTCACGAAGGTCTACTTCCCGACCGGTCCCAAGGGGCCCAACGACACCGGCCTCAGCCGCAAGCACATCATGGAGTCGATCAACGGCTCGCTGCGCCGTCTCGGCACCGACTACGTCGACCTGTACCAGGCGCACCGCTTCGACCACGAGACCCCGCTGGAGGAGACCTTCCAGGCCTTCGCCGACATCGTCCGTCAGGGCAAGGCGCTCTACATCGGCGTCTCGGAGTGGACCGCGGAGCAGCTGCGTGACGGGCACGCCCTGGCGAAGCAGCTCGGCATCCAGCTGATCTCCAACCAGCCGCAGTACTCGATGCTGTGGCGGGTCATCGAGGGCAAGGTCGTCCCCGCGTCGGAGGAACTCGGCATCTCGCAGATCGTGTGGTCGCCGATGGCTCAGGGCGTCCTCAGCGGCAAGTACCTGCCGGGACAGCCCGTGCCGGAAGGGTCGCGGGCGACCGATCAGAACTCGGGTGCGGGGTTCATCAAGAGCTTCCTGCAGGATGACATCCTGACCGCGGTGCAGCGCCTCAAGCCGATCGCCGAGCAGGCGGGGCTGTCCATGCCGCAGCTCGCGATCGCGTGGGTGCTGCAGAACCCGAACGTCGCAGCGGCCCTCGTCGGCGCCTCCCGTCCGGAGCAGCTCGCCGACACGGTCAAGGCCTCCGGCGTGACGCTCGACGCCGACACGATGGCCGCGATCGACGAGGCCCTCGGCGACACCGTCAACCGCGACGCCGAGCACACGTACTCGGTCTCGCCGAAATCCCGGCTGGTCTAG
- a CDS encoding bifunctional 4-hydroxy-2-oxoglutarate aldolase/2-dehydro-3-deoxy-phosphogluconate aldolase — protein sequence MSDRLARARTTGILAVLRAPSPEQALEASEAIIRGGVSGIEVTFSTPDAPAVIRELIARHGDAAYVGAGTVTTPDQAAQAADAGAAFLVSPGTLPALTRAMLDTGRVVMTGAMTPTEVMGALELGVDVVKIFPASLGGPSYLGALRGPFPDAPLMPTGGVKPDNLADWFAAGAVAVGAGGDLANGASIANADWADIEQRAARFAAALATTRS from the coding sequence ATGTCCGACCGTCTCGCCCGCGCCCGCACCACCGGCATCCTCGCCGTCCTCCGCGCTCCGTCGCCGGAGCAGGCTCTGGAGGCGTCGGAGGCGATCATCCGCGGCGGGGTCTCCGGGATCGAGGTCACGTTCTCCACGCCCGACGCCCCCGCCGTGATCCGTGAGCTCATCGCCCGGCACGGCGATGCGGCATATGTCGGCGCGGGTACCGTCACGACGCCGGACCAGGCGGCCCAGGCCGCCGATGCGGGAGCGGCGTTCCTCGTCAGCCCCGGCACGCTGCCTGCCCTCACGCGCGCCATGCTCGACACCGGCCGGGTGGTGATGACCGGCGCCATGACGCCCACGGAGGTCATGGGCGCGCTCGAGCTCGGTGTCGACGTCGTGAAGATCTTCCCCGCTTCCCTCGGCGGGCCGTCCTATCTCGGAGCCCTGCGCGGACCGTTCCCCGACGCCCCCCTCATGCCGACGGGCGGCGTGAAGCCCGACAACCTCGCCGACTGGTTCGCCGCGGGCGCTGTCGCCGTCGGGGCCGGTGGAGACCTCGCGAACGGCGCCTCGATCGCGAACGCCGACTGGGCGGACATTGAGCAGCGCGCCGCCCGCTTCGCGGCTGCCCTCGCCACGACGCGCAGCTGA
- a CDS encoding carbohydrate ABC transporter permease: MTITSTVRTGSSITETRRITVPDPKAAPRPTPRVTVGGVVRIVGLGLWLLITLFPLYWITLTAFKSPGTINRFPIEYWPSEPSLDNFTSLFEKSSFGTFLANSAIVAVSAGAVATLIALLSAYVLARFEFRGKGTVLIAFLLTQMIPAFIALGPLYSMMTDLGLVDTKPGLILVYIAICIPFSTVMLRGFFENVPDALEEAAMIDGCSRLGALFRVLVPVMTPGIIAAFIFNFVNCWNELFLSVVLMNTDANRTVPSALNGFISTFNIDWGSMSAAAVLTILPTMVMFALASRWIVQGLTAGAVKE, translated from the coding sequence ATGACCATCACCTCGACCGTCCGGACCGGCTCCTCGATCACAGAGACCCGTCGGATCACGGTGCCGGACCCGAAGGCCGCTCCGCGCCCGACGCCCCGCGTCACCGTGGGCGGCGTCGTGCGCATCGTCGGCCTGGGGCTGTGGCTGCTCATCACGCTGTTCCCGCTGTACTGGATCACGCTCACCGCGTTCAAGTCGCCGGGGACCATCAACCGCTTCCCCATCGAGTACTGGCCGAGCGAGCCCTCGCTCGACAACTTCACGAGCTTGTTCGAGAAGAGCTCTTTCGGGACGTTCCTGGCGAACTCGGCCATCGTGGCGGTGTCGGCCGGAGCCGTGGCGACGCTCATCGCTCTGCTCAGTGCGTACGTGCTGGCGCGCTTCGAGTTCCGCGGCAAGGGCACCGTGCTGATCGCGTTCCTGCTGACGCAGATGATCCCCGCGTTCATCGCTCTCGGGCCGCTGTATTCGATGATGACGGACCTCGGCCTCGTCGACACCAAGCCGGGCCTCATCCTCGTCTACATCGCGATCTGCATCCCGTTCTCCACGGTCATGCTGCGGGGCTTCTTCGAGAACGTCCCCGACGCGCTCGAGGAGGCGGCGATGATCGACGGCTGCTCCCGGCTCGGCGCGCTGTTCCGGGTACTCGTCCCGGTGATGACGCCGGGCATCATCGCGGCGTTCATCTTCAACTTCGTGAACTGCTGGAACGAGCTGTTTTTGTCGGTCGTGCTGATGAACACCGATGCGAATCGCACGGTCCCGTCGGCACTCAACGGCTTCATCTCCACGTTCAACATCGACTGGGGCTCCATGAGCGCCGCGGCCGTGTTGACGATCCTCCCGACCATGGTGATGTTCGCGCTCGCCAGCCGCTGGATCGTCCAGGGCCTCACGGCCGGGGCCGTGAAGGAGTAA
- a CDS encoding SDR family NAD(P)-dependent oxidoreductase has product MQISGQGALVTGGASGLGLATARRLTAAGAHVTIIDLASSQGEAVATELGGLFVPADVTSVDEVKAAVTAAQAAASLRVVVNCAGIAPPAKVLDREGNPAVLADFERIVRINLVGTFNVISQAAAVIAANELHDEERGVIVNTASVAAFDGQIGQPAYSASKGGVHAMTLPIARELARHAIRVCTVAPGIMETPMLMGLPQEAQDSLGQQVPFPARLGRPDEYAALVQQIVENGYLNGETIRLDGAIRMAPR; this is encoded by the coding sequence ATGCAGATCAGTGGACAGGGTGCGCTCGTCACCGGCGGGGCCTCCGGTCTCGGGCTCGCCACGGCTCGTCGGCTCACGGCAGCAGGGGCCCACGTCACGATCATCGACCTCGCCTCGTCCCAGGGGGAGGCTGTCGCCACGGAGCTGGGCGGCCTCTTCGTCCCCGCGGACGTGACGAGTGTCGACGAGGTCAAGGCCGCCGTCACCGCAGCACAGGCCGCCGCGTCGCTGCGGGTGGTCGTCAACTGCGCCGGCATCGCCCCGCCGGCAAAGGTGCTCGACCGGGAGGGGAATCCGGCCGTTCTCGCCGATTTCGAGCGCATCGTGCGCATCAACCTCGTCGGCACCTTCAACGTCATCTCCCAGGCAGCCGCCGTCATCGCCGCGAACGAGCTGCATGACGAGGAGCGCGGCGTCATCGTCAACACCGCGAGCGTCGCGGCCTTCGACGGGCAGATCGGCCAGCCGGCGTACTCGGCGTCCAAGGGCGGCGTGCACGCCATGACCCTGCCGATCGCCCGGGAGCTCGCCCGTCATGCCATCCGCGTGTGCACGGTCGCCCCCGGGATCATGGAGACGCCTATGCTCATGGGGTTGCCGCAGGAGGCGCAGGATTCGCTCGGCCAGCAGGTCCCGTTCCCCGCCCGCCTCGGACGCCCCGACGAGTACGCCGCCCTCGTGCAGCAGATCGTCGAGAACGGCTACCTCAACGGCGAGACCATCCGCCTCGACGGCGCCATCCGCATGGCCCCGCGCTAA
- a CDS encoding sulfite exporter TauE/SafE family protein, with translation MTALDPWAWAALAVAAVVIGISKTALPGGSILAIALFATVLPARTSTAATLLLLMVGDVFALLAYRRHAHWPTLLRLAPAVVAGLLLGFAFLALTGDGVVRRAIGVILLLMIAVTLWRRWRQSREEKAAEARGGIVLAGVYGTLGGFTTMVANAGGPVMSMYFLATRTPVQVFLGTSAWFFAIINVIKVPFLAGIGLFTGPVLLTDAILAPLVVLGALLGLRVARRLDQRLFDRIVIVLTVLGAVYLLL, from the coding sequence GTGACGGCACTCGACCCCTGGGCCTGGGCCGCACTCGCCGTGGCGGCCGTCGTCATCGGCATCTCCAAGACGGCGCTCCCCGGCGGAAGCATCCTCGCGATCGCACTGTTCGCCACGGTGCTCCCCGCGCGCACCTCGACCGCCGCGACACTGCTGCTGCTCATGGTGGGCGACGTGTTCGCCCTGCTCGCGTATCGACGGCATGCGCACTGGCCGACATTGCTGCGACTCGCACCCGCCGTGGTGGCAGGGTTGCTCCTCGGGTTCGCGTTCCTCGCGCTGACCGGAGACGGCGTCGTGCGTCGCGCCATCGGCGTGATCCTGCTGCTCATGATCGCCGTGACCCTGTGGCGGCGCTGGCGGCAGTCGCGCGAGGAGAAGGCGGCCGAGGCGCGCGGCGGCATCGTGCTGGCCGGGGTCTACGGGACGCTCGGCGGCTTCACGACCATGGTGGCCAACGCGGGCGGGCCCGTCATGTCGATGTACTTCCTCGCCACGCGCACGCCGGTTCAGGTCTTCCTCGGCACCTCCGCCTGGTTCTTCGCGATCATCAACGTGATCAAGGTGCCGTTCCTCGCCGGGATCGGGCTGTTCACCGGGCCCGTGCTGCTCACCGATGCGATCCTCGCCCCACTCGTCGTGCTCGGCGCCCTGCTCGGCCTCCGGGTCGCGCGGCGCCTGGACCAGCGGCTCTTCGACCGCATCGTGATCGTGCTCACGGTCCTCGGCGCCGTGTACCTGCTGCTGTAG